CCTTTCAGAACCCAGGAGTGTCCAGGATAAGACCCTAAAATGTGGGCTTCTAAGTGAAAACCACAGCCTAATGCCAAAAGGCACCAGGTTCTTCAACACTTCTGGTGCTCCAGCAGTTGTTGGAATTTAGGGTTTAGGATAAACTTAGTAAAATTGCAAGCAGGAAAGTTGCTATGTGCATACCTTGCATACCTGGTATATTGGTAATGGGAACCATTGGTACCCTACATGTTTACCATGGTGAAGAGGctaacaaaaaataattttaacgAATATAATACTAATAGAAATAAATGAaagggtatctaaacccaaaactgaAAGTTTCATATAACCACTACTACCAAAATAAGAAGAAAGCATCGCTAGACAAGATGATTGTATGGTGTGAGAGGGCTGTAACACTTGGAAAAATAATCCCAACTGTGTGAAGAAAACTGTCCCCAACAAAAATTATTAGTGGAAATAAAGTTTTCTACTTTATAAAGAAGTAAAGATATTctagaataataaataaaacttgGGAAGAAACAAAAAGTAGAGAAACAGGATGCTGAAAGAAcaggaaagaggaaaaaaataagGATAGTGGAAGAAAACAAATGAAGAGATGGGGACATAGAAGGAGTTTATTACCATTAGATGCGCATGACACATTGTTAGGAGATCTGGTATATGGATAAGGCATTATACCTTAAGATGTGTTGAAGTACATTTAGTGGAATTATATGCTTCCTAGTGTCCCAGGGTGGTTTTTAATAGAAGTTTATAATTAGTATAATCTAATCTACACGTTCACTATGAACAAGCCTTTTgatatttaggcctcattcacatgaggtgcTCTGCCCATAGAGCATGAAGTGGCTTTTTGTTTATATAGCTGAAGGCGCCAGGAACTGTGTGCAGACTTCCTATGTAACTCTATGGGTATGCAGTGGCTATACAGACACAGTACCCCTGTATGCctgtctaaggcttcatgtacgctAGCAGCTCctgaacttgagtttaggagcttttggcgtttttttgcagaagctcctaaactcaactccataaaatcctttgtgtccatgtacacattgaCATTTAGGattgtttaggagctgctgcagttaggggtGGTTCAACCTCTTTCATCCTCCCTATCTTGAATGTGGAAGAAtcgtgttcaggataggaacgttttgactgtTGGCTGTGGGAAACCAGAAAGCGTGGAAAAAACATAGCGAAATTGCGTCAAAATCACGGGCGCGATTTTGCCACGTTCAGCGGTTTCCCACAGCCACGGTACATCAAACCTTGAACATGAAGCCTAATTCGAAAGAGTGGCTGTATCTATACAGCTACTGCGCACCCATAGAGTTACATAGGAGGCCTGCACACGGTTCCTGGTGGCTCCAGCCATATAACCAAAAGGCTGTTTCACACTATACGCTCACAATGCCCACGTGTATTAGGCCTAGGTATTTTGTTcccttgaggccgggttcacactagctgcggccgcTGCTCCCAGCAGGGGGTCAGTTTCCAGTGcgaatcaggtcagaatttttgcctgaatttggacctgaaacagagccaaaaacGCGCAGGACCCTTTGCCACAACAGAGATGTTTGAATTGGCTTCATTTAGAGTCGGGCACACtcttctgtcatgcgaattggacacagagaaaaccgcatccaattcgcataagtgtgaacccagcttaatgcTGGAATACTTGCTTTAGCCAGGTTCACAGCAGCTAAAGtgagcctatggggttgatttagtaaaactggagagtgcaaaatctggtgcagttgatCCTCTTTGCATGCTTCCCACTTCCCCCCTCCATATATCATCCTGTGACCTTGGCCtgactatataccaccctggcctgtccatataccacaaTGTGACCCTGgactgtctatataccaccctggcctgtccatataccaccctggccagtccatataccaccctgtgaccctggcctgtccatataccaccctgtgaccctggcctgtccatataccaccctggcctgtccatataccaccctgtgaccctggcctgtccatataccaccctggccagTCCAtttaccaccctgtgaccctggcctgtccatataccaccctgtgaccctggcctgtccatataccaccctgtgaccctggcctgTCCGTATACCACCCTGGCCAGTCCAtttaccaccctgtgaccctggcctgTCTATTTACCACCTTGTTACCCTGGTCTGTCCATATACCACCATGTGACCCTGgcttgtccatataccaccctgtgaccctagTCTGTCCATATACCATCCTGTGACCCTGGCTtatccatataccaccctgtgatcCTGgcttgtccatataccaccctggcctgtccatataccaccctgtgaccctggctaTACACCAcactggcctgtccatataccaccctggcctgtccatatatcATCCTGTGACCTTGGCCtgactatataccaccctggcctgtccatataccacaatgtgaccctggcctgtctatataccaccccgGCCAGtgcatataccaccctgtgaccctggcctgtccatataccaccctgtgaccctggcttgtccatataccaccctggcctgtccatataccaccctgtgaccctagCTATATACCACCATGTCCTGTCCATAtgccaccctggcctgtccatatgccaccctgtgaccctggcttatccatataccaccctggcctgtccatataccaccctgtgaccctgcccTGTCCATTTACCACCCTGGCCtctccatataccaccctgtgatcctggcctgtccatataccaccctgtgaccctggcctgtccatataccaccctgtgaccctggcttgtccatataccaccctggcctgtccatataccaccctggccagTCCAtttaccaccctgtgaccctggctatataccaccctgtgaccctggctaTATGCCctggcctgtctatataccaccctggcctgtccatataccaccctggcctgtccatataccaccctgtgaccctggcctgtccatgtaccaccctgtgaccctggcctgtccatgtaccaccctggcctgtccatgtaccaccctggcctgtctatACACCTGTGGACCAGGGCTGGTGTGAGGAAGTGAGTTGGTGTCGCCACTGTTTGTCTTCAGACCGGGTCCAGGGACGCAGGTGCAGGCCTGCggaccacggctgaagaaatagTGGCGAGGCGCCGCAAACATCAGGGGCGGAGCCAAGgggagggggcggcaaaattaggtttcgcctagggtgtcaaaaatcctggCACCAGTTCTGTGTATGTGCCGCCACTGTATTCCTGTAATAGACTGTGCAATCGGCCAATTGATCAGAGAGAGGATAGTTTTAAATTAAACTTACAGAAAAAAAATCTGAGTAGGCATAGCAATACAAAAAGCAGAGgctatgcatacagtatataacaaTGTGAAACAAGTAGTGTAGCTGTTACAAAACAGGAACTACTAGGAGCAATGCACAAATAGGGCTTTAGGTGGCAGAAAAGTACAGTCTATGAGAAATCCAATAGACAATAAGTACAGGGGGGGGGTGACTAATACAATAAATCAAGCCGTAAATTACAAATGGCTACTTGCACTTCCCTTATGGCAGTGTACTTCTCACAGTGAGGTAGGCTAGGTCTGGAAGTCCAGGTGAGCAGCTGGAGGGATCCTAGGATTGGCATCACAGACAAGTGGCAGAAGAAGGGTCTGATCTGGACACACAggtaaacaactgaaggaacatgaccccccccccctttaggttCACTACCCTGGACACAGTGATCAATTCAGTGACCGGATCTCAGGAAGCTGGGTGCTATTGTGCTGCAGCCCAGCTGTCTGCATGTCAGGATTGCCAGTGGAGCACCTGGTGACAGATTATATGCCCAGTCATTTCTGTCTTATTGGGTGCGGCCTTTTTTGCACCTAAGGCCAGGATAGATAGCAACTTATACCCCCTGAGTGTGTCCAGGAGTTTGTGGGAACCCAGAAGTGTTGTGGGAAAAGGAGGTAAGTGGACCCAAGCCTGCATATGAgcatggtaattaaccacttgtcgaccagccacaGTACACATACTGTGGCTGGGCGGCACGTGcatgcaaaatcacgtacatgtcaTCATTTTGCCTGCTCCAGTTTAGCAGGGTGCTCTCCCCTCCACTGGACACAGCAGATTGCGGATCCCAGTACTCGGGCTTGGTGATCATGTGATCGttatgtgatcacatgatcacagtgtcaacaaagctgttatgaatgaattcctGGTTACCCcctgagtagtacagtgttactatggtgacagtGAACTGCTCTGATGAAATACGTaaaacaaatagtaaaaaaaaaagaaaaaaaaaagtaaaaacattaaaatatatattatattacaacaTTTCataaacaattatttattttttttaaacatactgtcaccagtcagtgtccttgatcactgcaacatcagtcatatgatgatactctattgcactggtgacagtatgtgaaaaaaatgcaaaaaaaataataatttcaaacaatttaaaaaaaatacgacTTCAGAAAaagccatgcctcttaataaatgcctcagactgtctactttccaaaagggggtcattttagTGGGAATTTGTACTGTCTTagaattttagggcctcaagaaatgagatgtcagtacatcagaattgctctattttctaatatactgtacatataccatAGTTTCTAGAAGCTATAACATtctcacaaaccaattaatatacacttattgggattttatatcgTTTCAATAATTTATATTCAAGTTTTCACATTTTTCCCAcaataaaagtacaaaatattcaaacgtattattgggattttttttaccaaagacatgtagcagaatacattttggctaaatttattacaaaatttgattttattagatatggtttattgcagaaagtagaaaatatacttttttcattaaaatagcaaaaaaaaaaacccaatggtgataaaaaaaaaacaccaaaagaaagctgtatttgtgtgaaagaaattatataaatttcCTTTGCGTACTTTGCATGACTGCATGCCAGTTAAagaagcacagtgctgaatagcaatgccctggtcatgaaggggtaaaaccttacagAACTCAAGTGGtactccactgtttttttttataagtaaaacCTGGAATGATTCAAGTCTCCAGGATATGCAATATAGGCATCATTAAAGGGGCTGATTTGGCTGATTTTTGCAGGTAaatgtatatgtactgtatttcAAGTATATTTAGTTGTTTGGCTGCAGTTTAGCTTCAGCAGAAAACATATATTGCAACATCTAGCATTTGTACCACAATCATTTCTCATACACGATAACAGCATGGTGCTTACTTGAGCAATACTTGTACCTACTCAAATCCCTGTAGGGGTGAAATGCTTTGGGGGAGCGTGGTATGTTGGGTGGAGACAGAATGTAtgcattcatttttgttttcatgGAAGGGAGACTAATGTGTTTTTATACTTTTGTGAAAGCTGGGATGGGTATAGGAGTCAGCACCCAGACAGATTTTGAATGAAGAGCTGAGGTGATTTGGAGCGGTGTTGCAGATTTGGGTATGTGTCTATTGTTGAGCAATACCTTAATACAGATATATTTCTAAGACATGCAGTATACCTTTCTCAAACCAGTATAACTTGATTAAACATTCATGTGTGTTTCCTTAAATCACAAGGAAACTAACATTTAGATAAAAAAACATGATCTCTAATAAACATATATTTCCAAATAAATCTGCTTACCTTTCATTTTTGTGCACAAGCAAAAGAACTGCACCACTTTTGATGTTGAGGTCCTTAATAGTTTCATGTTCTCCTAGTTCTCTCCCATTGTAGGAAAAACATTTCTTCCAAGAGGTGATTCCttgttttactaaatcaaccctgaTGTCTTTTATAGTGTTCCCTGGTCTGACCATCACAGACACCATCTGGGAGTCCTCTGGTAGGTGAACTAGGATCTCAAATTTCACCCAGTGTAAGCTTAATCGTCTTAGTTTTTCCATAGCAccatgtttaaaacattttgcaATAGCAGAGAGGCGAAGCCTTGAAAAGGATTCTGAATAAATAAGTTCTGGTGTTTCTTGTCTGACAGGTATTAGCTGCATTCTTCATGCAGTTACAAGTGCACTCTGGGCATGCAGAGTCTTGTACAGATGACAATCATAAATTATTATACCAACTTGCACTTTCCCGTATTAATGTTTACAGGAAGAGTATTAGATACAgtatacaacatatatatatatttgagaatcTAATAACTAGTAATGTATTAATGTTTTGTTTCCTGTTGCATTTTTGAACCTCTTGCATGAAATAAAATTTTGACTGCACAGTAAGATTGTGGGTTTGTGGTATATGTAATTTGAGCCAGGGTCCCCTTTCTCAGGGAAGTCCAGAGAGGCCCTGAGGATGGTGACCTAGGGTGACATTACTTTCCTCTACTGCATTTAAGCAATACAGCTTGTACAATTCCCTGCCATGATTGGACAGACAGCAGCAGACTAAAGAGATCCTAATACTGTTCTCTCCTTTTGACAGCATGTTTTTTTGCCTGCCCCTGAGTATGGGCAAGAGTCTAAATAGCCACCCTCCCTTTCTGAATTTGCCTCTTGTAGTCCTATGAAAAGTAGAACTCAAAAGTAGATATTAAAACAGAGTTAAGCATTTACATTAATAGAATTTAAAAATAGAGttcatttttttaatacataatTAGAttcaattttgtttttctttttaccctGTATCAATTTTGTATATGTgtgcagttcagctttaaacatcaGCACTTTAGTATTGTTTGACCTACAATCTAGTCAATTTTAAATGTTCCACAAACCCAATACAGTGTTCCATTTTTACTGAAATAAGAGGCAATatgttatgtttatgtttttttttatatttttattctttttaagtaaATTCATTTTAATTCACTCCCTCTGCCTTATTTGTGTGGAATTTTCTAAGTGCATATTAGTATTCTGTGCAATTTGTATCCTACTGTATGTTGAGGATTACCAGGTGTATTACTAAGTGTAGGATGTATTAGATGTCAATTGTATAATACCTGacatattcaatataatttttcctttattttcattttcaatataaaaaacaaaaaaaaatctcaacatATCAGTGTACAGAAATGaataatatgtttaaaaaaaacaagttcTGATAGTATGAAATCACCTCTTGCTCTAAAACATTACACTTTGCCAGATACAATTGTTGAAGATGAACTTATGTCTGTTGGATATGTACTGTATTTTATATACTCATTTATTTTtacttaaaattatttttatattcattatacAAACTATATTTCCTAAGGGCAACATTGTCCATGTTTTAAATAAATAACTGACAACTGAGGGGGTATACTGTAACTGTGCTTCTACATCTTGGTCAGGTAAAATACTATGCCAAatctacaaacattttttttctaataacacTTCCGTGAGATATTATACACTCATTCCACACAGAGACAACAGCCTGAAAAATTGTACAGACTCACTGCACAGTAGATAAACAGTTTTACTAGGCCACAATCTAAGAGGGTGGAACTAGCAGGTTTTATCTAGAAAATAATTATGATaaaattataacaataataaaaatagcacAATATCAACTCAGGTGTCTATAATTGTTATAGCAGTGCTACTCTCATAAAGTCTATGATAAGCTTTACATGTGTATATAACACACAGGGGAAAAAAACAGTTGACAGATGGTGTGAAAAGTCCCAGAAACCTCAGATGATAATCTTGCTATGTCACACAGTAAATATCCCCACACCGAAGTCCGTGTGTCACACTCCCCttcggggttcacactcaccaAAGGGATGGATATATCAGGCATGGATAGATATACCACAGCTGACCTCAGCATCAAGACAAGTGTCACCATTTATCATATGGATTCCACCGCTGTCCCGGAGTCTCCTCTGCCTCCCACCGCAAGCACAGAACGGAACCGTTTGAATTTCACCGTAACATGAGTGCCGCATCTGCACGCCCCCGATGCGCGCGCCTTACAGCTCATATGATAAACGTTGACACCTGTCTTGATGCTGAGGTCAGCTGTGGTATATCTATCCATGCCTGATATATCCATCCCTTTGGTGGGTGTGAACCCCGAATGGGAGTGTGACACACGGACATCGGTGTGGGGATATTTACTGTGTGACATAGCAAGATCATCATCTGAGGTTTCTGGGACTCTTTTCACACCATCTGTCAACTGTTTTTTTTCACCCTGTGTGTTATATACACATGAAAAGCTTATCATAGACTTTATAAGAGTAGCGCTGCTATAACAATTATAGACACCTGAGTTGATATTgtgctatttttattattgttgtaattttatcattttatgtgCTTACATATAAAGTGGCTGCTGAGGGGTTATTGTTATGCAGTTGTAATATTTATTACTGCAGTCATGATGGTTCTTTTATGAAATCCGATATATCTATAGCGCTGAGATAGTGGAAGGAGGGCTAGAATTcactatctctttttttttttttgagaaaataatTATGGTTTGTTATTTGAGCAAAACCAGCCAAAAATATTGTACAGATTTTATGCACactaggggggttatttacaaaaggcaaatccactttgcactgcaagtgcacttgaaagtgcactgaaagtacacttggaagtgcagtcgctctaaatctaaggggtagatctgaaatgagtggaagctctgctgattttatcatccaatcatgtgcaagctaaaatgctgttttttattttccttgcatgtccccctcgaatctacagcgactttacttccaagtgcacttgcagtgaaaagtggattttcctttagtaaataaccccctatgtaagCAGCTTTAGAAGGGAGATTTAATCTTGAATGAAAATTAGGGTACTTTATTTCAGTGACAGTAGCCAAAAATATTGTACAGACTTTGCACATTTTAAGTAATTTTACTAGTCTGTAATTTAAGGAGAAATGAGGCTGGTTTTATCATTAAATAGAATTTAGAGTGTAGTATTTCAGATACAGTAACCAGAAATATTGTGCAGACTAGATGCACACTATCTAAGACTTTATTGATAGACTTCTTTGATAGGCCACAATATAAGAGAGAGAGGCCAGGAATGCTTTAGAATGAATAAAATATACAATGATATCTTTCAGAGACAACAGCCAAAAAATATTGTACAAACTCACTGCACTATATGAAAGCAGCTTGACTCGTCTTCATGCAAAATGGAGAGACAtggcaggttttattgtgaaataaaaaaaaaatagtgtgcatTACTTCAAATACAATAGCCAAAAATATTGTACAGACTGAAAGTACACTATGATTAAGCCAAATAGGCCGTTTACTTTGCAAATGAAtttacactttgcaagggaattagtGGATGTGGTGAAGCTtgacttccaatcatgtgcaagcaaacatcctgtttttttttttattttcctgacaCATGATTTGGTATTTTTGTGTGAttattgtgaaataaaatatgAAGAAAATAGCCGGACTTATTGCACAGACTTGATGTACACTATGTAAGCAACTTTAGTGGGCTGCAATTTTAAAgagagaccaggcaggttttatcagGAATTAAAAATTGGACTATATAATTTCAGAGAAAACAGGCAGAAGTAGTGTACAGACTCGATGCATACTATGTAAGTTTTATAATcaaataaaaattagagtgtattatttcaggGAAAACAGCCAAAAATATTGTACAAATATTGCACTGTATGCAGCCAGATTTACTGGGTCATAATTTAAGAGACAAGGCAGGtttgagaaataaaaaataaagtgtaataTTTCAGAGACAACTACCAGAAATATACTGTACAGACTTGCTACAAAATATGTAAGCACCTCAAATATTATAGTttcacaaaaatgttttttgtaatgTGCAACTTGTGCGAATCAATAAATATTAtgaaaattcatatatgtacacataaatatataaattcATCCATGGTGTCCACAAATCATAAATCATTAGTCCATTATacatgtgtaataaataaatagacaaGAATATTCAAAACTTCATACAAGTGTCTCTCTACTGCAGtatttctcaaccggggttccgcgAGAGGTCCCCAGGGATTCCGCTACGACCTGACGTTCATCACAAGCAGATGAACGGTGGATCGAATCCCCACATAACTGACAGGCTGCAGTGAACAGACAACTGACATCACTGTCCCACACCCATCACATGTGCCCCTCCCCTCCATCCCAGGTGCCTGCATGTGAATGTGTGACATCACTCGGGAGGGACGAGAGAAGAGAGCAGGCGGGAATCGGGCATTCCAGCAGCTTCCCTGAGCTACTCTGCATGGGAAAAATTACTAAAGATGTCAGTATTGTTTCCACCGGTTTCTTCCTGGCCCCCTATACTGTTCCATCCTGGCCCTCTGAACTATACTGTTTCTTCCTGGCCCCCTGAACTATACTGTTCCCTCTTGGCCCCCTGAACCATACTGTTCCCTTCTGGCCCCCCCTGAACTATgtttcctcctggcccccctgAACTATGCTGTTCCCACCTGGCacccctatactgttccctcctggccccctatactatactgttccctcctggacTGAACAAGGAGAATTCGCTCCAGATAAGAAAACGAAGCCTGATGAATCCAGTGGGTGCCTGCCCTGGCTAGCCTCCGTATACAACAGaaaatagaagaaatggccgcaaaCCACTATATTGATCCAAGATTCTTTATTAGGACATCCCAAAGGACACTACAGGAACAAATGATTAATCACACTCaaagtgtgtgaaatgcatctacccaGCCTTCTGTTCCTGTAGTGTCTTTTGGGATCTTGGATCAATatagtggtgtgcggccatttctagTATTTTCCGTCCTGGACCCCCTATACCGTTTCCTCCTGCCCCCCCTATACCGTTTCCTCCTGGCCCTTCTATACGGtttcctcctggccccctgtactgtgccgtttcctcctggccccctgtactgtgccgtttcctcctggccccctgtactgtgccgtttcctcctggccccctgtactgtgccgtttcctcctggccccctgtactgtgccgtttcctcctggccccctgtactgtgccgtttcctcctggccccctgtactgtcctgtttccccctggccccctgtactgtcctgttctcttctggccccctgtactgtcctgttctcttctggccccctgtactgtcctgttctcttctggccccctgtactgtcctgttctcttctggccccctgtactgtcctgttccatcctgcccccctgtactgtcctgttctctcctggccccctgtactgtcctgttccctcctgccccccccccgtactgtgctgttctctcctggcccccctgtactgtgctgctctattctggccccctgtactgtgctgttccctcctgtccccctgtactgttcccttctGGCCCGTTATGCTGTACTCTCCTGGCCCCTGTACTATGCGGTTCTCTCCTGGCTCCCATACGGTTTCCTTCTGCCCCcttgtactgttccctcctggcccccctgtgttgtgctttcctgccccccccccccgtgctgtgcTCTCCTGGTCCCATGcactgtgctgttctctcctggcccctctatACTGCTGGCCCCCTGAACTGTGCTCCCATGGCACCCCTATACTGTGCTGTTCCCTCTTGGCTCCCATATACTGTTCTCTTCTGGCCACCATACTGTTTCCTCCTGTCCCCCTTTACTGTTCTCTTCTGGCCCCCATATTATGTTCTTACCTGGTTCCCTATACTGTGCtgtcctctcctggcccccctacaCTGTTCCCTGCTGACTCCCCTGAGCTGTGCTCTCCTGGCACCCCTATAATATACTGTGCCCTCCGGGCCCCCATACTGTGCCGTTTCCTCCTGGCtcccctatactgttctctcctgcccccccccccgtactggaCTATGCTCTCTTGGCTCCCCCCTATGCGCTGCCCTGCTGCTCTCTGTACACAGCTTATTTCAAGTTTGA
This window of the Aquarana catesbeiana isolate 2022-GZ linkage group LG01, ASM4218655v1, whole genome shotgun sequence genome carries:
- the TINCR gene encoding TINCR ubiquitin domain containing; this translates as MEKLRRLSLHWVKFEILVHLPEDSQMVSVMVRPGNTIKDIRVDLVKQGITSWKKCFSYNGRELGEHETIKDLNIKSGAVLLLVHKNER